A part of Bacteroidota bacterium genomic DNA contains:
- a CDS encoding gliding motility-associated C-terminal domain-containing protein, translating to MKKILLAISALLFTVNSFAQNVAACNAAQPVCTNPNFQFTSSAGSGLTMGLNVSNPSTNPQIGNGNNPAAPANSGCLFSQGPGPQWLLLTISSNGTLGFSFGAAGSANPQVGFYDWAMWPYTPASCTNIFNNTLPPVSCNWNASSSGGTGMGPVPPGGVVGNYQPSLNVTAGQQFLILISNYSGVNTAVSFSNTGTAGISCNPFVIAPQTICNGSSAVLTGSTTLTNASATITPGGAVSTGSNIAFTVSPTSNTTYTVTLQGTNTLNSVVTVTTITNVTVITPTVAVNSNSTVCENGSVNLTASATGTVTYNWSGPNGFNSTLQNPVLNNLPPQASGIYSVQLASTTGTLVCYAGNTTSVTVIPVPQVTVAPSVISVCQDDNFGFSAGAPGATTYSWTGPNVFSSSSPNIAIGNAVPAMTGIYSVTATFVQNGVTCASSNSVDVTVKPKVHFTLTPIPNVCDNTTLLVNGPAGATSYTWSGPNGFNSNTQDLTINNANTSHSGIYTLIVDVNGCKTQDSLIVSVLTPVTFSIVPNNVSICRGDTVDLYTLPIGGTGVYNISWLPNSAIFAQLGNNAIALPAVSTNYTIVVNDVACPTQSVTTNFVIYVNPAPAPNIAASTIEGCAPLCINLQSFAAPQAVNVFWSFGGNLNAVGDSINFCFKNPGTYSITTTIIDINGCRSTSVAPFPITVYPRPQPDFSWNPSEPSLIENIVNFTSYYVNGPITKYHWDFGDTYDLTYDTSSLAHPTHEFNLVGMYPVTLIETNIHGCTDTITKMVTVVEDFTLYVPNAFTPNGDGHNDVFQPKGMGFKPDSYEMQIFDRWGNSIFRTTDVSKGWDGTVKGSTLKDDVYVYRIKCITSNGNIRKEKTGHVTLIK from the coding sequence ATGAAAAAGATTTTATTAGCCATATCTGCTTTATTATTCACCGTTAACAGCTTTGCCCAGAACGTTGCCGCGTGTAACGCCGCTCAACCTGTATGTACCAATCCGAATTTTCAATTTACGAGTAGTGCGGGTAGCGGTTTAACAATGGGACTAAACGTTAGTAATCCATCAACCAATCCGCAAATAGGGAATGGTAACAATCCTGCAGCCCCTGCCAATAGTGGATGTTTATTTTCTCAAGGCCCGGGCCCTCAATGGTTGTTGTTAACCATTTCCAGTAACGGAACTTTAGGTTTTTCTTTTGGAGCTGCAGGAAGTGCGAATCCCCAAGTTGGTTTTTATGATTGGGCTATGTGGCCATATACACCAGCAAGCTGTACAAACATTTTTAATAATACTTTACCTCCTGTTTCCTGTAACTGGAATGCTTCAAGCAGTGGTGGTACCGGAATGGGACCTGTTCCTCCGGGTGGTGTAGTCGGTAACTATCAGCCGTCATTAAATGTAACAGCAGGTCAACAGTTTTTAATTTTAATATCTAATTATAGCGGTGTAAATACCGCGGTGTCATTTTCAAACACCGGAACTGCGGGTATTTCATGTAACCCTTTCGTGATCGCACCTCAAACAATCTGTAATGGGTCTTCTGCTGTTTTAACAGGATCTACTACATTAACCAACGCAAGCGCAACTATTACACCGGGAGGAGCAGTATCAACCGGCTCTAATATAGCATTCACAGTATCACCAACTTCCAACACGACATATACAGTAACACTTCAAGGAACTAACACCTTAAATTCAGTTGTTACAGTAACTACAATTACCAACGTAACGGTTATCACCCCTACGGTTGCCGTTAACTCAAACTCTACAGTTTGTGAAAACGGCTCTGTTAATTTAACGGCTAGTGCTACAGGTACCGTAACTTATAATTGGTCCGGACCAAACGGATTCAACTCAACTTTGCAGAACCCTGTATTAAACAACTTACCTCCGCAAGCAAGTGGAATCTATTCGGTGCAATTAGCTTCAACTACCGGGACTTTGGTTTGCTACGCAGGAAACACTACAAGTGTTACTGTAATTCCAGTACCTCAGGTCACTGTTGCTCCGTCAGTTATATCTGTTTGTCAGGACGATAATTTCGGGTTTTCAGCAGGCGCTCCCGGTGCTACAACTTATAGCTGGACTGGTCCGAATGTGTTTTCTTCAAGCTCTCCAAATATTGCAATTGGTAATGCTGTTCCGGCCATGACAGGAATTTATAGCGTAACTGCAACATTTGTTCAAAATGGTGTAACCTGCGCTTCAAGTAATTCAGTGGATGTGACTGTAAAACCGAAAGTTCACTTTACTTTAACGCCAATTCCAAATGTGTGTGATAATACCACATTATTAGTAAACGGACCTGCAGGCGCAACATCTTATACATGGAGCGGACCAAATGGATTTAATTCCAATACGCAGGATTTAACGATCAACAATGCTAATACTAGTCATAGCGGTATTTATACTTTAATTGTTGATGTAAATGGTTGTAAAACTCAGGATAGTTTAATCGTAAGTGTTTTAACGCCTGTTACTTTTTCAATTGTACCTAATAACGTATCCATCTGTAGAGGTGATACGGTTGATTTATATACATTGCCAATTGGCGGTACCGGAGTTTACAATATTTCGTGGTTACCAAATAGCGCAATCTTCGCCCAATTAGGAAATAATGCCATTGCCTTACCGGCTGTTTCAACCAACTATACCATTGTTGTGAATGACGTGGCTTGTCCGACTCAAAGTGTTACAACCAATTTTGTTATTTATGTAAATCCTGCTCCTGCTCCAAACATTGCGGCCTCAACTATTGAAGGATGTGCACCGTTATGTATAAATCTTCAAAGTTTCGCGGCGCCACAAGCAGTGAATGTGTTCTGGAGTTTTGGAGGTAATTTAAATGCAGTTGGAGACAGTATTAATTTCTGTTTCAAGAATCCGGGAACGTATTCTATCACCACCACTATTATAGATATTAACGGTTGTCGCTCTACGAGTGTAGCGCCTTTCCCAATTACAGTTTATCCTCGTCCGCAACCCGATTTCTCTTGGAACCCATCAGAACCAAGTTTAATTGAAAATATTGTCAACTTTACCAGTTATTATGTAAACGGACCAATTACCAAATATCATTGGGATTTTGGAGATACTTATGATTTAACTTATGATACTTCCAGTTTAGCGCATCCAACACACGAATTTAATTTAGTTGGAATGTATCCGGTAACCTTAATAGAAACGAATATTCACGGATGTACCGATACAATTACCAAAATGGTAACCGTTGTTGAAGATTTTACCTTATATGTTCCAAATGCGTTTACTCCTAATGGTGACGGGCACAATGATGTCTTCCAGCCAAAAGGCATGGGTTTCAAACCCGATTCGTATGAAATGCAAATCTTCGACCGTTGGGGAAATTCTATATTCAGAACAACGGATGTTAGTAAGGGATGGGATGGAACCGTTAAAGGATCTACTTTAAAAGATGATGTTTATGTATATAGAATTAAGTGTATTACTTCTAACGGAAACATTCGTAAAGAAAAAACAGGTCACGTTACTTTAATAAAGTAA
- a CDS encoding DMT family transporter, with product MFKGINKHHLLLHFIVFIWGFSPILGRFITCSTMQLVWFRILITLVLITGYIIVSKQNIRVSPMNLIKLGLIGIIIAIHWLCFYGAIKVSNVSVTMAAFSTGTLFTALTEPLILKRKIIWYELLIGLIIIGAILMIFSVENLYWQGIILGVLAALTSSIFSVFNAIMIKDVSSTMISYVELWFGLIGLSIYLAFTGSFDASFFQLDSQSIIGLLLLAGICTAFPFIASVNLMKHLSPYTITLTVNLETVYGIILAIFIYQENKQLSITFYIGVIIILLAIFFNAWLKGRVNKNAIAS from the coding sequence ATGTTTAAAGGTATAAATAAACACCATTTGCTGTTACACTTCATTGTGTTTATTTGGGGATTCTCTCCTATCCTCGGCCGCTTTATAACTTGCTCCACCATGCAATTGGTATGGTTTAGAATATTAATTACCCTAGTTTTAATTACCGGTTATATTATAGTAAGTAAGCAAAATATTCGGGTGAGTCCGATGAACTTAATCAAACTCGGATTAATCGGAATTATTATAGCCATACATTGGCTATGCTTTTATGGCGCTATAAAGGTATCCAATGTTTCGGTGACCATGGCTGCTTTTTCAACAGGAACGCTCTTCACTGCCTTAACAGAACCTTTGATCTTAAAACGTAAGATTATTTGGTATGAATTATTGATTGGACTTATCATCATTGGTGCAATTCTCATGATATTTTCAGTGGAAAATTTATATTGGCAAGGAATTATCTTAGGTGTATTGGCCGCCTTAACATCCTCTATATTCTCCGTATTTAATGCCATTATGATTAAGGATGTGAGTTCAACCATGATATCATATGTGGAATTATGGTTTGGATTAATTGGTTTGAGTATTTATTTAGCATTCACAGGAAGCTTTGATGCTTCGTTCTTTCAACTGGATTCACAGTCGATTATTGGTTTGCTTTTATTAGCCGGAATTTGCACAGCTTTCCCATTCATTGCCAGTGTGAATCTGATGAAGCATTTAAGTCCTTACACCATTACTTTAACCGTAAACCTCGAAACTGTTTACGGAATTATATTAGCTATTTTCATTTATCAGGAAAACAAACAATTATCCATTACCTTTTATATTGGTGTGATAATTATTTTACTCGCCATATTCTTTAACGCCTGGTTAAAAGGACGCGTTAACAAAAATGCCATTGCCTCCTAA
- a CDS encoding PD-(D/E)XK nuclease family protein, whose product MLAFLNQVAQYIHQNYDKKIDQLCIVLPNKRGALFLKNYLAKTYNQTIWLPSIISAEDLIRELSGLQNLEEVELICSLYETYIEVYNENPESFESFAKWGNLILQDFNEIDRYLADGVSLYSNLRDIKEIENWSLSHEELTDFQKNYIKFMGKLGSIYSQFTSKLLEQGKAYQGLAYRQAAKNLEKTNFTNRYHKFIFCGFNALNSAETFIFSKLCEAGKAEMLWDADTYYLDSTVQEAGLFLRRNQKVFGEKNFNFIHSYFKEEKQIDIIAVPKQIGQAQTVSKVIDDLIQQGESPDTIAVVLANEKMLWPVLKLLPNSIEHVNITMEYPVKYTSPFSFIDNLLKLHVAFENQNRSNPTIYYKDFLSLLRHNFFAEFSLIKSLKNTNEIIHRVLDKNYAFISDKLLKELFADDYNSIKLLFTPWKSAKEAAHVISNLLSEVKAHYLNSEINSYKSLELEYLEVLIRNFNRVNDFINKYSYLDSLKSFRILFSQIVGTASAAFLGEPLKGLQIMGVLETRTLDFKNVIFVSVNEGVLPSGKSINSFIPNDLKRYFNLPLYGDKDAIYAYHFYRLLQRAEKCFITYDTETDTFGKGEKSRFVSQLQFELNNYNPAIKMNEYVAQSNLDFNKEEYQVRIPKNTAALDRILNKALSNEEYKGLSPSSLITYKDCALKFYFRYGVGLVEPVELEESAEANTFGSILHEVLEKLYTPYINNKITTSLIKSLKPGVSGAVESAFLNYFSESEAFMGKNLLQQNVLKVYVEKLLDFDIDQINNSETDSFTIVALEKEMEAHVKIVVNGKETNAFIKGKADRIDDFEGNFRIIDYKSSVKDGDKFEFVDCATLFSNKKFDKMLQLFIYAWMAWKNNLSAPESIRPCIIPFKVFEKEPRYITFKKQPLVFTGELLSDFENHLSDYIQGILTEGGEFVATDDEDICEYCAYRSICNR is encoded by the coding sequence ATGCTCGCTTTTTTAAATCAGGTTGCTCAGTATATTCATCAAAATTACGATAAAAAAATCGATCAGCTTTGTATTGTCCTTCCCAATAAGCGTGGCGCTCTCTTTTTAAAAAATTATCTGGCTAAAACATACAACCAAACTATTTGGCTGCCCTCCATCATTTCGGCCGAAGATTTGATACGTGAACTTTCCGGTTTGCAAAATTTGGAGGAGGTAGAACTCATTTGCAGTTTGTATGAAACGTATATAGAGGTTTACAATGAAAATCCCGAAAGTTTCGAATCGTTTGCCAAGTGGGGAAATTTAATCTTACAGGATTTTAATGAAATTGACCGCTATCTGGCAGATGGTGTTTCCCTCTACAGTAATCTGCGCGACATTAAGGAAATTGAAAATTGGAGTTTATCACACGAGGAATTGACCGATTTTCAGAAAAATTACATCAAGTTCATGGGTAAACTCGGTAGCATCTATTCACAGTTTACTTCCAAATTACTTGAGCAGGGCAAAGCTTATCAGGGATTAGCTTACAGACAAGCTGCTAAAAATCTCGAGAAAACCAATTTTACCAATCGATATCATAAATTTATTTTTTGTGGTTTTAACGCTTTAAATAGTGCAGAAACTTTTATTTTTTCCAAACTATGCGAAGCCGGAAAAGCAGAAATGTTATGGGATGCCGATACATATTATTTGGACAGTACGGTGCAGGAGGCGGGATTATTCCTTCGTCGTAATCAGAAAGTTTTTGGCGAAAAGAATTTTAATTTCATTCACAGTTATTTTAAGGAAGAAAAGCAAATTGATATCATCGCGGTTCCTAAACAAATAGGACAGGCGCAAACCGTTAGTAAAGTTATTGATGATCTGATTCAACAAGGAGAGAGTCCGGATACAATTGCGGTAGTTTTGGCTAATGAAAAAATGTTATGGCCGGTTCTGAAATTATTACCGAATAGTATTGAGCATGTCAACATTACCATGGAGTATCCGGTAAAATACACTTCTCCATTTAGTTTTATTGATAATTTACTCAAGTTGCATGTCGCTTTTGAGAATCAAAACAGAAGTAATCCGACAATATATTATAAGGATTTTTTAAGTCTGCTGCGCCATAACTTTTTTGCTGAGTTTTCCCTTATTAAGTCTTTGAAAAACACAAATGAAATTATACATCGCGTTTTAGATAAAAATTACGCTTTTATTTCGGATAAGCTTTTGAAAGAATTGTTTGCCGATGATTATAACAGTATAAAACTTTTATTTACTCCCTGGAAAAGCGCGAAGGAAGCGGCCCATGTCATAAGTAATTTATTGTCGGAGGTTAAAGCACATTATTTAAATTCTGAGATTAATTCATATAAAAGTTTGGAATTGGAATACCTTGAGGTATTAATTCGAAATTTTAATCGTGTCAATGACTTCATCAACAAGTATTCTTACCTTGATTCTTTAAAATCGTTTCGGATTCTATTCAGTCAAATCGTTGGCACAGCATCTGCAGCATTTTTAGGAGAACCGTTAAAAGGACTACAAATTATGGGTGTTCTGGAAACACGAACACTCGATTTTAAGAATGTAATTTTTGTATCAGTGAATGAAGGTGTGCTGCCTTCCGGAAAATCCATCAATTCATTTATTCCTAACGATCTTAAAAGATATTTCAACCTTCCGTTATATGGCGATAAAGATGCCATCTATGCTTATCACTTTTACCGCTTACTACAAAGAGCTGAGAAATGTTTCATCACCTACGATACCGAAACAGATACATTTGGTAAAGGCGAAAAAAGCCGATTTGTAAGTCAGCTGCAATTCGAATTAAACAACTACAATCCTGCCATTAAAATGAATGAGTATGTGGCACAAAGTAATTTAGATTTTAATAAGGAAGAATATCAAGTTCGGATACCAAAAAACACAGCGGCTTTAGACAGAATTTTAAACAAGGCCCTTAGTAATGAGGAATACAAAGGTTTATCACCCTCTTCATTGATAACTTATAAAGATTGCGCGCTTAAATTTTATTTCCGTTATGGTGTTGGATTGGTGGAACCGGTGGAGTTGGAAGAGTCGGCAGAAGCGAACACATTTGGTTCTATATTACATGAGGTCCTTGAGAAATTATACACGCCCTATATCAATAATAAAATAACCACATCACTCATTAAGTCACTTAAACCCGGCGTATCCGGAGCGGTTGAATCTGCGTTCTTAAATTATTTTTCGGAATCGGAAGCATTTATGGGAAAAAATCTACTGCAACAAAATGTGTTAAAGGTGTATGTAGAGAAATTGCTTGATTTTGACATTGATCAAATCAATAATTCCGAAACAGATTCTTTTACCATTGTGGCTCTTGAAAAGGAAATGGAAGCGCACGTTAAAATTGTCGTGAACGGAAAAGAAACGAATGCTTTTATTAAAGGGAAAGCTGACCGTATCGATGATTTTGAAGGTAATTTTAGAATCATTGATTATAAAAGTTCGGTTAAAGACGGTGATAAATTTGAGTTTGTGGATTGCGCCACACTTTTCTCCAATAAAAAGTTTGATAAGATGCTTCAATTATTTATTTACGCATGGATGGCCTGGAAAAATAATTTGTCTGCACCCGAATCAATCCGCCCCTGTATAATACCTTTTAAAGTTTTCGAAAAAGAACCGCGTTACATTACTTTTAAAAAGCAACCTTTAGTGTTTACGGGCGAACTTTTAAGCGATTTTGAAAATCATTTAAGTGATTATATACAAGGTATCTTAACTGAAGGTGGCGAATTTGTTGCCACGGATGATGAAGATATCTGCGAGTATTGCGCCTATCGCTCCATCTGCAATCGCTAA
- a CDS encoding thymidylate synthase, translated as MKQFHDLMRHVLEHGVKKEDRTGTGTISVFGYQMRFNLEEGFPLLTTKKLHTKSIIHELLWFLQGDTNIKYLKDNGVSIWDEWADANGNLGPVYGHQWRSWPTKDGKTIDQITKVVEMIKNTPDSRRLIVSAWNVADIDNMKLPPCHAFFQFYVANGKLSCQLYQRSADIFLGVPFNIASYALLTMMMAQVCGLKAGEFVHTFGDAHLYSNHIEQAKLQLSRDCRPLPTMKINPDVKSIFDFKFEDFTLENYDPHPHIKAAVAV; from the coding sequence ATGAAACAATTTCACGATTTAATGCGCCATGTTTTAGAGCATGGGGTAAAGAAAGAAGACAGAACAGGTACCGGTACGATAAGCGTATTCGGTTATCAGATGCGATTTAACTTGGAGGAAGGTTTCCCATTGTTAACCACTAAAAAACTCCATACTAAATCTATCATTCATGAGTTATTATGGTTCCTTCAAGGGGATACCAATATCAAATATCTTAAAGATAATGGTGTAAGTATTTGGGACGAGTGGGCGGATGCCAATGGAAATTTGGGACCGGTTTACGGACATCAATGGCGCAGTTGGCCAACTAAAGATGGGAAAACCATTGACCAGATTACGAAAGTAGTGGAGATGATTAAAAATACGCCTGACTCTCGTCGCTTAATTGTGAGTGCTTGGAATGTGGCCGATATCGATAATATGAAATTGCCGCCATGCCACGCATTTTTTCAGTTTTATGTTGCTAACGGAAAATTATCTTGTCAGCTCTATCAGCGCAGCGCCGATATATTTTTGGGCGTGCCTTTTAATATTGCGTCTTATGCTTTATTAACCATGATGATGGCTCAGGTTTGCGGATTGAAAGCAGGAGAGTTTGTACATACGTTCGGTGACGCGCATCTTTATTCGAATCACATAGAACAGGCTAAATTGCAGTTAAGTCGTGATTGCCGTCCGCTTCCAACCATGAAAATAAATCCGGATGTAAAATCAATATTCGATTTTAAATTTGAAGACTTCACTTTAGAGAACTACGACCCGCATCCGCATATTAAAGCGGCCGTAGCCGTGTAA
- the frr gene encoding ribosome recycling factor, with the protein MNDVKSVMDHASAAMDKAINHLEVQLTKIRAGKANPAIFESVMVDYYGSMVPIPQTANVNTQDARTIVIQPWEKSLLTPIEKAIQMANLGLNPQNDGVIIRITIPPLTEERRKELVKTAKAEGEEAKVGIRNARKEAMENVKKLQKNGLAEDEAKDAETKIQQLTDQYVQKADKHFEQKEKEILTV; encoded by the coding sequence ATGAACGACGTAAAATCAGTAATGGACCATGCAAGTGCAGCAATGGATAAAGCCATTAACCATTTGGAAGTGCAATTAACTAAAATCCGTGCAGGGAAAGCTAATCCTGCTATTTTTGAGAGTGTAATGGTAGATTATTACGGAAGTATGGTTCCCATTCCTCAAACCGCTAATGTAAACACTCAGGATGCTCGTACCATTGTTATTCAACCTTGGGAAAAGAGTTTGTTAACGCCCATTGAAAAGGCTATTCAAATGGCGAACCTGGGTTTAAATCCGCAAAACGACGGCGTTATCATTCGTATCACCATTCCACCTTTAACTGAAGAACGCCGTAAAGAATTGGTAAAAACAGCTAAGGCAGAAGGTGAAGAAGCGAAAGTTGGTATTCGTAACGCGCGTAAAGAAGCCATGGAAAACGTAAAGAAACTACAGAAGAATGGTTTAGCTGAAGACGAGGCGAAGGATGCGGAAACAAAAATACAGCAATTAACAGATCAATATGTGCAAAAGGCGGATAAGCATTTTGAACAGAAAGAAAAAGAAATTTTAACCGTATAA
- a CDS encoding cysteine desulfurase — protein MSDLIYFDNNATTKVDDRVVEAILPFFSQKYGNASSKLHAYGWEAEAAVDKAREQVADLIGAEPNEIVFTSGATEAINMALCGIYRTYKSKGKHIITVKSEHKAVLDTCRFLEEYEGAEITFLNVDKEGLVSPEELQRSVRQDTILICIMAANNETGVIQPIEEIGQLAREHKILFFSDTTQYAGKMMLDVSETPVDVLCLSAHKMHGPKGVGAIYLKRKNPRVNCLPFIYGGGQESGRRAGTLNVPGILGLGLCSQIAKGEIWETNTQVSKLRAYLEHQLLEIPGLRINGSTRTRLYNTSNITFPESVNIKELLKSYAFSSGSACTSGSGELSHVLKAMGLNDEEIKNSYRFSFSKYNTIDEVKSLVSALIS, from the coding sequence ATGAGTGATTTAATTTATTTCGATAATAACGCTACTACAAAAGTAGATGATAGGGTGGTAGAAGCTATATTGCCTTTTTTTTCGCAGAAATACGGGAATGCTTCCAGTAAATTACATGCTTACGGTTGGGAAGCAGAGGCAGCTGTAGATAAAGCCCGCGAACAAGTGGCAGACCTAATCGGCGCGGAACCCAATGAAATTGTATTCACAAGCGGAGCTACTGAAGCCATTAATATGGCCTTATGTGGTATTTACAGAACTTATAAATCAAAAGGTAAACATATCATTACTGTTAAGTCTGAACACAAAGCAGTTTTAGATACATGTCGGTTTTTAGAGGAGTATGAAGGCGCTGAGATAACATTTTTGAATGTAGATAAGGAAGGTCTTGTCTCGCCGGAAGAATTACAAAGGAGCGTTCGTCAGGATACCATACTTATTTGTATTATGGCCGCGAATAATGAAACAGGAGTTATTCAGCCCATTGAGGAAATTGGTCAGTTGGCACGTGAACATAAAATTTTGTTTTTCAGCGATACCACGCAATATGCAGGGAAAATGATGCTGGATGTGAGCGAAACCCCTGTGGATGTTTTGTGTTTGAGCGCGCATAAAATGCACGGACCAAAAGGAGTTGGCGCAATTTATTTAAAACGGAAGAATCCACGAGTGAACTGCTTGCCTTTCATATACGGTGGCGGACAAGAATCGGGAAGAAGAGCGGGTACATTAAATGTTCCGGGAATATTAGGCTTAGGCTTGTGTTCGCAAATTGCAAAGGGTGAGATTTGGGAAACAAACACACAAGTATCAAAACTCAGGGCTTATCTTGAACATCAACTTCTTGAAATTCCGGGATTGAGAATAAACGGAAGTACACGTACCAGATTATATAATACCAGTAATATTACTTTTCCGGAAAGTGTTAATATAAAAGAGCTTTTAAAGAGTTATGCTTTTTCAAGTGGTTCGGCTTGTACTTCAGGCTCGGGCGAGCTATCACATGTATTAAAAGCGATGGGATTAAATGACGAAGAAATTAAAAACTCCTATCGCTTTAGCTTCAGTAAATACAACACCATAGATGAGGTTAAAAGTCTGGTTTCTGCGCTAATAAGCTGA